From a single Apium graveolens cultivar Ventura chromosome 2, ASM990537v1, whole genome shotgun sequence genomic region:
- the LOC141690330 gene encoding uncharacterized protein LOC141690330: MERVRRALQFDGLISVDAIGKSGGLAFLWRYKDQAQLRSVSQNHIDMEITMDGKDRWRLTGIYGEPDRNQRRKTWNLLRTLARDSNLPWCAIEDLNNVVAQEDKTGGAPYPGWLIEGFNEVLVETELIDMDLVGHQFTWEKGRGTDSWTEVRLDRALTTVAWLNLFPLAKLYNLEVSASDHSPILLTPEGSNMQVTESWGIESSDDIQKKVKTCGEKLYQWGKEITSRFGDRIKNCKKKMQMLRKCRDAESVRRYNDIKAELFLILEQKEIFWRQRSKQLWLHSGDKNSKYFHAAASVRRRNNQINRLKNGEGCWVDWDAGLADHITEYYNHLFTTTQTDWHETIECIDVKITEEHNMELLQTVTEDEVRTSLFQMDPDKAPGPDGMTPAFYQKHWSIVGNDVVGLVRKFF; encoded by the exons ATGGAGAGAGTGAGGCGGGCATTACAATTTGATGGTTTAATCTCGGTGGATGCTATTGGTAAGAGTGGGGGTTTGGCCTTTCTGTGGAGGTATAAGGATCAGGCCCAGCTTAGGAGTGTGTCTCAGAATCATATTGATATGGAAATAACTATGGATGGAAAGGATAGATGGAGATTAACAGGGATTTATGGAGAGCCAGATAGAAATCAAAGAAGGAAAACATGGAATTTGCTTCGTACATTGGCAAGGGACTCAAACCTTCCTTGGTGTGCTATAGAGGACTTAAACAATGTAGTGGCACAAGAAGATAAGACAGGAGGTGCACCATATCCGGGATGGTTGATAGAAGGTTTTAATGAGGTGCTTGTCGAGACAGAGTTGATAGATATGGATCTTGTTGGGCATCAATTTACATGGGAAAAAGGTCGCGGCACTGATTCATGGACTGAGGTGAGATTAGATAGGGCATTGACAACTGTGGCGTGGCTGAATCTGTTTCCGTTAGCAAAATTATATAACTTGGAAGTTTCAGCATCAGATCATAGCCCGATTTTGTTGACTCCGGAGGGGAGTAATATGCAG GTGACAGAAAGTTGGGGTATAGAAAGTAGTGATGATATTCAAAAGAAAGTTAAAACATGTGGGGAAAAATTGTATCAATGGGGTAAGGAGATAACCAGTAGATTTGGTGACAGAATAAAGAATTGCAAAAAGAAAATGCAGATGTTGAGAAAGTGCAGAGATGCTGAGTCAGTGCGAAGGTATAATGATATAAAGGCTGAGTTGTTTCTTATTCTAGAGCAGAAGGAGATCTTTTGGCGCCAACGATCAAAACAACTGTGGTTACATTCAGGGGACAAAAACAGTAAGTACTTTCATGCTGCAGCATCAGTTCGAAGGAGAAACAATCAGATTAATCGACTCAAAAATGGGGAAGGATGTTGGGTGGATTGGGACGCAGGGTTAGCTGATCATATAACAGAGTATTATAATCATCTTTTTACGACAACACAAACAGACTGGCATGAGACTATTGAATGTATCGATGTAAAAATAACAGAGGAGCATAATATGGAACTGTTGCAAACAGTAACAGAGGATGAAGTCAGGACATCTTTGTTTCAAATGGACCCAGATAAAGCTCCCGGTCCGGACGGGATGACTCCAGCTTTTTATCAGAAGCATTGGTCGATTGTAGGTAATGATGTGGTTGGTTTGGTGAGGAAATTTTTTTAA